Proteins found in one Armatimonadota bacterium genomic segment:
- the xerD gene encoding tyrosine recombinase XerD: protein MEQNASFRVTDTNPILLAFQLWQEHLHAKGCTVKTLSTYRELVRPFVTYLCQCAPDLDSVTPSHIVNYLSQRRQCGLSSHTLHTDWQKARAFWNWCLRMELTSNNPFAKVEPPKREQVLKPALTLEEVQKLLQACEGREWLPLRDRALILLLLDTGLRIHEAHSLRVGDAMQDTLVIKGKGGKQRVVVLSAEVRLAVQRYLKAYQTQQQVKLHTDSPLWWGASGALTLHGIKLAVRRAGRRAGLKLGAHQLRRTFATWSLRNGIDLERLRLLMGHSDIKTTQQYLSLVEQDLKQAHQQHSPLNLLRGRR from the coding sequence ATGGAGCAGAACGCCTCTTTTCGAGTCACTGACACAAACCCGATTTTGCTGGCATTCCAGCTCTGGCAGGAACACCTGCACGCGAAAGGGTGCACCGTAAAGACCCTCAGCACCTACAGGGAACTGGTGCGTCCCTTCGTGACCTACCTCTGCCAGTGCGCCCCTGACCTGGACAGCGTAACCCCTTCGCACATCGTGAACTACCTCAGTCAGCGCAGACAGTGCGGACTCTCCTCACACACCCTGCATACCGACTGGCAGAAGGCACGCGCCTTCTGGAACTGGTGCTTGCGCATGGAACTGACTTCCAATAACCCCTTCGCGAAGGTGGAGCCACCCAAGCGCGAACAAGTGCTCAAACCTGCCCTCACCCTTGAAGAGGTACAGAAACTGCTGCAAGCGTGTGAGGGCAGAGAGTGGTTGCCTCTTCGCGACAGAGCACTGATTCTGCTGCTGCTGGACACCGGTCTGCGCATCCACGAGGCGCACTCGTTGCGTGTGGGTGACGCCATGCAAGACACACTGGTCATCAAGGGCAAAGGCGGTAAACAGCGCGTGGTGGTGTTGAGTGCAGAGGTGAGGCTTGCGGTGCAACGTTACCTGAAGGCTTACCAGACACAGCAGCAAGTGAAACTGCACACGGACAGTCCCCTGTGGTGGGGAGCCTCTGGCGCGTTGACTTTGCACGGGATCAAACTGGCAGTGCGCAGAGCGGGCAGACGCGCTGGCTTGAAACTGGGAGCACACCAGTTGCGCAGAACGTTCGCCACGTGGAGCCTGCGCAACGGCATTGACTTGGAAAGACTGCGCTTGCTCATGGGTCACAGCGACATCAAGACCACACAGCAATACCTGTCGTTGGTGGAGCAAGACCTCAAGCAGGCACACCAGCAGCATAGTCCGTTGAATCTTCTCAGAGGACGCAGGTAG